Within uncultured Methanobrevibacter sp., the genomic segment TAATTAATCGTAGAATTAGAATAAATAAAGCAATAATCAGCAGAAAAATAAAAAAATCGTACTAAAAAAATAGAAAAAAATCTTAGCTTGACAGCATTGAAAAATAATAGTTTCTTAAAAATAATTAGTATATCTAAAAACCTATTAAAATTGAATAAGAAAAGAATAAAAATGTTAACTCTATTATTCAAATAATAAACAAAAAACAAATGATTAAAGCAATTAAATTTAAACAAAATTATCCAAAATTAAAATCTAACATAAAATTTATATATTTTGTAAATTATAATGATTATACATGATAAATATATGGAGGAGAATTAATGATTGAAATTCGTTTTCATGGTAGAGGCGGACAAGGTTCTGTAACCGCTGCTGAAATTTTAGCAAAAGCGGCTTTTAAAGATGGAAAATATGTCCAAGCTTTCCCATTCTTTGGAGTTGAACGTAGAGGAGCTCCAGTCATGGCTTTCACAAGAATTGATGACAAGCCAATTGAAATGAGATACCAAATATATAACCCCGACTATGTATTAGTCCTAGATGATGGATTATTAAACGTAGTAGACGTATTTTCTGGAATTAAAGACAACACTGAAGTTATTATAAATACTTTAGACTTCAAAGGTAGTGGTGAACACGCAGTCCACAGTATTGATGCGACTGGTATTGCTCTTGACATGTTAGGACGTAATATTGTAAACACAATTATCTTAGGATATTTTGCTAAAAAGACCGGAGTAGTAAGTATTGATTCACTTATTGAAGTAATCAAAGAAACCTTCCCAGGAAAAATCGGAGAGTTAAATGCGGAAGCAACAAAAAAAGCTTACGAAATAGGATAGATGGTGAGTATAATGGTAAGTATAGGATGTGTAATTAAAACACCAGGAAATACTAAAAATAATAAAACTGGAAGTTGGAGAACTTTCAAACCAATTTTAGATAAAGAAAAATGTATTGATTGTGATAATTGTATTTTATTCTGCCCAGATTCCTGCGTAAACAAACAACACGATATTGATTACGATTACTGTAAAGGATGTGGAATTTGTGCATATGAATGTCCATCAGATGCAATCGAAATGGTAAAAGAATAAAGAGAGTGATTAGATGGTAAAAGAAGTAATGACCTCAAATAAAGCAGTTGCAGAAGCTGTAAGATTAGCTAAACCACAAGTTATTCCAGTTTATCCGATTACTCCACAAACAACAATCTCCGAATATTTAGCACAGTATGTTGCTGATGAAAAAATTGATGCTAAATATGTCAAAGTAGAATCAGAACACAGTGCAATAAGTGCTGCTGTTGGAGCAAGTGGAGCTGGAGTAAGAGTATTTACAGCAACATCTTCACAAGGATTAATGTTAATGCACGAAATTTTATTTGCAGCAGCAGGTATGAGAACTCCATTCGTTTTAGCTGATGCAAACAGAGCAATTTCTGCACCATTAAATATCTGGAACGACCAACAAGATTCCATTGCACAAAGAGATGCAGGATGGTTACAAATTTATGTTGAAAATGCACAGGAAGCATTGGATACAACATTAATGGCTTATAAAGTTTCAGAAAATCCTGATATTTTACTTCCATCAATGGTATGTTTAGATGGATTTATTTTAACCCATACAGTTGAACCTGTTGAAATCCCAGAACAAGAAAGCGTTGACAGATTTTTACCTCCATATGTTCCGGAGCACGCATTTCTTGATCCGAAACAACCAATGTCAATAGGTAACTTCGCTGACCCTGAATATTATATGGAAGCAAGACATGATATGGAAGTTGCAATGACTAAATCACTGGATGTAATCCAACAAACCTGTGATGAATTTGCTGAAATCTTTGGAAGAAAATATGGTCTTGTAGAACCATACAAAACAGAAGATGCTGAAATCATATATGTCGCTATGGGATCAATTTGTAGTAGTATAAGAGTTATTGTTGACCAATTAAGAGAAAAAGGCGAAAAAGTAGGTTTACTTAAAATCAGAGCCTACAGACCATTCCCAGTTGAAGCAATTAATGAAGTTGTTAAAGACTGCGATAAAATAGCTGTTGTTGATAAAAACTTCTCCTTTGGTATTGGCGGAGCTCTTTATGCAGACATGAAAGTTAAAATCGATAAAGAAATTTATGGATTCATTACTGGTTTAGGTGGAAGAGACATAACTCCTGAATCATTAATTGAAATTTATGAAAAAACTAAAAATGTGCCTGAAAACGATGTCACATGGATTGGACTTAAGGAGGAATGAATATGGTAGACATACCTGATAAAAATTTATTAGCACCTGGACACAGAGGATGTGCTGGTTGTGGAGCATCTATTGCAGTTAAATTAGCATTAAATGCATTAGGTGAAAATACCGTAGCTATTTCCGCTACCGGTTGTCTTGAAGTAATGACCACACCATATCCAGAGACTGCATGGGAAATTCCATTCATTCACGTAGCATTTGAAAACTCTGGTGCTGTTGCATCCGGTGTAGAAAGTGCATTAAGAATTCAAGGAAAAGACGATGTTAATGTAGTTGCTTTCGGTGGTGACGGAGGAACTGTAGATATCGGTTTACAATCCCTTTCCGGAGCTATGGAAAGAGGGCACAATATGCTTTACATCTGTTATGATAACGAAGCATACATGAATACAGGTATTCAAAGAAGTGGAGCAACACCATTCGGTGCAACAACAACTACTTCACCAATGGGAAGTGCAAGTTTCGGTGAAGACAAACCTAAGAAAAACATGCCAATGATTATGGCAGCACATGGAATACCTTATGTTGCTACTGCATCAATTGCATACCCTGAAGATTACGTTAAAAAAGTCAAAAAAGCTGCAGAAACTAAAGGAGCAGCATATATCCACTTACAACAACCATGTACTACAGGTTGGGGATATCCTTCTGAAAAAACTATCGAAATGGGCAGATTAGCTGTAGAAACTGGATCTTGGATTTTATATGAAATCGAAAATGGTAAATTTGATATTACTTACAGACCAGAAGAAAGAAAACCTGTTAAAGAATATCTAGCACCACAAAAAAGATTCAGACATTTAGATGATGAGCTCATTGAAAAAATCCAAAAATATGTCGATGCAGAGTGTGAAGAGTTAGGTTTATAAGGTGGTACAATGGAAAAAATTTCTGTAAATAGTAATTTATGTGACGGATGTATGAATTGTGAAAACATGTGTGCATCAGTTCATAAAGCTAGTAGAATAAAAATCATAGAATATCATTCTTCTTTTTATTCCATTGTATGTCAACACTGTGAAAATGCACCATGTATAACAATCTGTCCAACAGAAGCTATTAGCGATGAAGGAGTCGATACTAAAAAATGTATCGGCTGCGGATTATGTGTAATGGCATGTCCATTTGGTGCAATGACCTTTGAAGCAAATATTGCTGAGAAATGTGACCTCTGTGCAGATAGAGAAGAAGGACCTGCATGTATCAAAGCCTGTACTAAAAGAGCTATTAGCATTCTGGATCCTGCTAAAGTCAAATCTAAAAATCAAGAAAAATTCTTGGCTAAAATGGCAGGATTATACGAACCTAATACCAAGAAAAGCGGCTTTGTCCATGTAATTACAAGTCAAGCACGAGCAAGACTTGTATTAGACGAATAATAAAATTATGTTTAAATCAGGAAATTGTACAACATGTACAACCTGTGGAAGTTGTCAACAAACACCAAATGTTGACACTCCAATCTTATTTTGTATGCATTGTAAACCATCAGAAGCACCATGCCTATTAATTTGTAAAGAAAATGCAATTGAAGTTTTGGGAGGAGCCATCACAATCAATGGTGAAAAATGTACCCGATGCAGAGATTGCGTTGAAGTTTGCCCTATTCAAATAATTAATATTTAAATATTTCAAAAATCAAAATAACATTAATTAATTTTTAAAGGGATTTATTTTGATTACTAAAGATGTTATTACAGATACTGTTTATGAACTTTACAAACAAGCAGCCATAGTTCTTGGCGAAGATGTTAAAAAATCACTTGAAGATGCTCTTAAAATAGAGGAACATGACCTTGCAATATTAAATATTGAAGCTATATTGAAAAATATTGAACTTGCAAAAGAAAAAGGAATTCCGATGTGTCAAGATACAGGTCTGCCCGTGGTTTTTGTTAAGTTAGGTAATGTTGAAGTGGAAAATTTACGTGAAGGAATTGAAGACGGAATCAGAAAAGCTACAAAAGAAATTCCAATTAGACCAAATATCGTAGATCCGATTACCCGTGAAAATACCAATGTCAATGTTGGAGATTACATCCCACCAATTGATATTGAACTTATTGATGAAGATTACTTAGAAATTACAATATTGCCTAAAGGATTCGGTTCTGAAAACAACAATGCCTTAAAGATGGCACTTCCTGCTGAAGGAATAGAAGGAATCAAAGAATTTGTTGTAGAGTCTGTCCTTAAGGCCAAAGGAAAACCATGCCCTCCAACTGTTGTAGGCGTTGGAATTGGCGGAACATCTGACTTATGTTTAAAATTGGGTAAAAAAGCACTGCTTGGAAAAATTGGTGAGAGAAACCCTGATCCTGTTCTTGGAAAACTTGAAGAAGAAATATTATCTGAAATCAATGCTTCTGGAATAGGTCCTATGGGACTTGGTGGAAAAACAACAGCATTAGATGTAAAAATATTAAAAGCACATACTCATACTGCAGGCCTTCCTGTTGGTGTTTGTATCCAATGTTGGGCAGACAGGCATGCTACAACAAAAATATATGACAAATAAAAAAAAAATAGTTATCTGAATGACCTTGGAGTTGTCGGTCTTGGAATGTTATCATGGAACTCAACGGCAACATCCATCATTTCAACAGAAATATCTCCTATTCTTTCAAAGGCCTTGATAACTCTAAACAAATATATGAAATAGTTTGACCGTTCTTTTTCATCAAAAGAATTTTCAGCCATCTGTGTTGCAATCAGATTAATGGATTTGGATTGAAGAATATGAATGGAATCTTCCAATTCCATCAAATCATCTTTAAGTTCAGTTTCACCCTCAATAAATGCTTTCATAGCTAAACGAATCATTCTTTGAGCAGTTTTATACATCTTTTTTAATTTTCTCAAGACATTATCATCAATTTTATAAACATCATTTATTACAAATTTTGCAATATGGCCGCAGTAATCTCCAATACGCTCCAAATCATATGCAATCTCATTATACAACATTGATTTGGCAAATTCTGAATGTTTATCTATACTTACAATGGTTTCAACTGAAGTTCTGATTTTTTCCACAAGGTTATTTGTAGTGTAATCCATTTCCAAAGCTTTTTTAGCTTCCTCTTCATCATAATCCAAAATAGACTGAAATGACGCTTCAAGCTGAGAGTGGACATGATTTGCCATATTTGCCAGCATATCATTTATTAAAACATTACCTGCAGCATTGGTTGGACTTGAGTAGACTTCAATAGACTGTG encodes:
- the porC gene encoding pyruvate synthase subunit PorC gives rise to the protein MIEIRFHGRGGQGSVTAAEILAKAAFKDGKYVQAFPFFGVERRGAPVMAFTRIDDKPIEMRYQIYNPDYVLVLDDGLLNVVDVFSGIKDNTEVIINTLDFKGSGEHAVHSIDATGIALDMLGRNIVNTIILGYFAKKTGVVSIDSLIEVIKETFPGKIGELNAEATKKAYEIG
- the porD gene encoding pyruvate synthase subunit PorD, coding for MVSIGCVIKTPGNTKNNKTGSWRTFKPILDKEKCIDCDNCILFCPDSCVNKQHDIDYDYCKGCGICAYECPSDAIEMVKE
- the porA gene encoding pyruvate synthase subunit PorA, which encodes MVKEVMTSNKAVAEAVRLAKPQVIPVYPITPQTTISEYLAQYVADEKIDAKYVKVESEHSAISAAVGASGAGVRVFTATSSQGLMLMHEILFAAAGMRTPFVLADANRAISAPLNIWNDQQDSIAQRDAGWLQIYVENAQEALDTTLMAYKVSENPDILLPSMVCLDGFILTHTVEPVEIPEQESVDRFLPPYVPEHAFLDPKQPMSIGNFADPEYYMEARHDMEVAMTKSLDVIQQTCDEFAEIFGRKYGLVEPYKTEDAEIIYVAMGSICSSIRVIVDQLREKGEKVGLLKIRAYRPFPVEAINEVVKDCDKIAVVDKNFSFGIGGALYADMKVKIDKEIYGFITGLGGRDITPESLIEIYEKTKNVPENDVTWIGLKEE
- the porB gene encoding pyruvate synthase subunit PorB; its protein translation is MVDIPDKNLLAPGHRGCAGCGASIAVKLALNALGENTVAISATGCLEVMTTPYPETAWEIPFIHVAFENSGAVASGVESALRIQGKDDVNVVAFGGDGGTVDIGLQSLSGAMERGHNMLYICYDNEAYMNTGIQRSGATPFGATTTTSPMGSASFGEDKPKKNMPMIMAAHGIPYVATASIAYPEDYVKKVKKAAETKGAAYIHLQQPCTTGWGYPSEKTIEMGRLAVETGSWILYEIENGKFDITYRPEERKPVKEYLAPQKRFRHLDDELIEKIQKYVDAECEELGL
- a CDS encoding 4Fe-4S dicluster domain-containing protein, yielding MEKISVNSNLCDGCMNCENMCASVHKASRIKIIEYHSSFYSIVCQHCENAPCITICPTEAISDEGVDTKKCIGCGLCVMACPFGAMTFEANIAEKCDLCADREEGPACIKACTKRAISILDPAKVKSKNQEKFLAKMAGLYEPNTKKSGFVHVITSQARARLVLDE
- a CDS encoding 4Fe-4S binding protein — translated: MFKSGNCTTCTTCGSCQQTPNVDTPILFCMHCKPSEAPCLLICKENAIEVLGGAITINGEKCTRCRDCVEVCPIQIINI
- a CDS encoding fumarate hydratase, encoding MITKDVITDTVYELYKQAAIVLGEDVKKSLEDALKIEEHDLAILNIEAILKNIELAKEKGIPMCQDTGLPVVFVKLGNVEVENLREGIEDGIRKATKEIPIRPNIVDPITRENTNVNVGDYIPPIDIELIDEDYLEITILPKGFGSENNNALKMALPAEGIEGIKEFVVESVLKAKGKPCPPTVVGVGIGGTSDLCLKLGKKALLGKIGERNPDPVLGKLEEEILSEINASGIGPMGLGGKTTALDVKILKAHTHTAGLPVGVCIQCWADRHATTKIYDK
- a CDS encoding PhoU domain-containing protein encodes the protein MSKRDETLKQILDLILYENPSTQDEIAEKLGISRRYVTQLIQPLIKDGTVKRAYMIDLKTYEKLTQSIEVYSSPTNAAGNVLINDMLANMANHVHSQLEASFQSILDYDEEEAKKALEMDYTTNNLVEKIRTSVETIVSIDKHSEFAKSMLYNEIAYDLERIGDYCGHIAKFVINDVYKIDDNVLRKLKKMYKTAQRMIRLAMKAFIEGETELKDDLMELEDSIHILQSKSINLIATQMAENSFDEKERSNYFIYLFRVIKAFERIGDISVEMMDVAVEFHDNIPRPTTPRSFR